A single genomic interval of Corvus cornix cornix isolate S_Up_H32 chromosome 1, ASM73873v5, whole genome shotgun sequence harbors:
- the RHNO1 gene encoding RAD9, HUS1, RAD1-interacting nuclear orphan protein 1: MPPKKKCTYKARKAQLVFLERPRAGPIHCYETPLHSAENPRRVPTKPVDQNTSAAWVCPQFDTTKSVVLKACQKKHRGPHKPYNHDANHSSFHAGGACRGAVACRFPPLTFENPSGHAVPQLDDPNRLRKNAQCSHNQPKKGTAANASIEVKSPDNCGEPAPQPVEQEVLSPPDAEAAQAPSPRNGRCSNTLSQSSHAWHPEKELAFGIEPCGRRESAAVLVTDTPEHEYGIKVTWRRRPHIMKYLRQQGKLSAADILVKANIELSRRQAHA; this comes from the exons ATGCCTCCGAAGAAGAAGTGTACCTACAAGGCCAGGAAGGCACAGCTGGTTTTCCTTGAGAGGCCACGGGCAGGACCCATCCATTGTTATGAAACTCCACTGCATTCGGCCGAGAATCCCAGACGTGTGCCTACAAAACCTGTGGACCAGAACACCTCTGCTGCCTGG GTGTGCCCACAATTTGACACAACTAAGTCAGTGGTGTTGAAAGCATGCCAGAAGAAGCATCGTGGTCCTCACAAGCCCTATAATCATGATGCCAACCACAGTTCATTTCATGCAGGAGGAGCTTGTCGAGGAGCTGTAGCCTGCAGATTTCCTCCTTTAACTTTTGAGAATCCATCAGGACATGCAGTACCTCAGTTGGATGATCCAAATCGCCTGAGAAAGAATGCACAATGCTCTCACAACCAGCCTAAGAAAGGGACAGCAGCAAACGCCAGCATCGAGGTGAAGAGTCCAGATAACTGTGGAGAgcctgctccccagcctgtgGAGCAAGAAGTCCTTAGTCCACCAGATGCAGAGGCTGCACAGGCTCCTTCCCCAAGGAATGGGAGATGCAGCAACACTCTGTCACAAAGTAGTCACGCCTGGCATCCAGAAAAAGAGCTGGCGTTTGGTATTGAGCCCTGTGGGAGACGGGAGTCGGCAGCAGTACTGGTCACTGATACTCCCGAGCACGAGTATGGAATAAAGGTCACCTGGAGACGGCGGCCTCACATAATGAAGTACCTGCGGCAGCAAGGGAAACTGAGCGCTGCTGATATTCTGGTGAAAGCAAACATCGAGCTCTCGAGGAGACAGGCCCACGCCTGA